The following proteins come from a genomic window of Paenibacillus sp. CAA11:
- a CDS encoding helix-turn-helix domain-containing protein gives MKEILNRKEAAKVAGVSPRTILRAIQAHQLGAVKLGEGKTCSYMISRSAVAEYIQKRGRKQ, from the coding sequence ATGAAAGAAATATTGAATCGCAAAGAAGCCGCAAAAGTCGCAGGGGTTAGCCCTAGAACGATTTTGAGAGCCATACAAGCCCATCAGCTAGGCGCTGTTAAGCTTGGTGAGGGTAAGACATGCTCTTACATGATAAGCCGCTCAGCCGTTGCAGAATACATTCAGAAAAGGGGGCGGAAGCAATGA
- a CDS encoding ATP-dependent nuclease: MRLTNFSVTNYKVFKEEFTIEFSKDSIAILTGRNNTGKSTILEAINCFFQKESKAKTIPNDCFSERGKSIVLKAVFESGGDKVTIVKKYKEESAPSFYDENGTEIKGTHESKDKLEEILNNKPFYITPSMLPDDINDLIQNIYSEIIKNDLQKLEYFNGDPEKEKEMFTLAQEYSQIKKSYPEFLRRIKLNTDKILEQVSNDVSDNLRILFSNEHLSLNVVGGESEGFSSTDILKSTNSNVHIDSNKQTKMPLANQGTGLQRMSLIYLIQNMIEKKLLDENDNKLLLIDEPEAFLHPEAVRALSRSLYKIGQKMPLMISTHSPILIDLSERHTSIQVFRVGEKEAIQLYKSVSEQFDDDDIQNMKILNYVDSYVNEFFFADKVVIVEGDTEYIAFKHLAKQSNKNIHIIRARGKATIATLMKVLNQFSSSYDVLHDVDNHIRYSSSTLKAQLTNCKKIVTLKNSDDIRVFCSISNFENAINIGDVENDKKTQTIYQILHDTSDTGDLAKAKKLVENLFKHIINREEEKSLEGGFRRINNEKEYDDLFDDLIQQKTKEEMEEKKKKEEELVNI, from the coding sequence ATGAGGTTGACGAATTTTAGTGTCACTAACTATAAAGTCTTTAAGGAAGAGTTTACAATTGAGTTTTCAAAAGATTCAATTGCTATTTTAACTGGAAGAAATAATACAGGTAAATCAACTATATTAGAAGCTATCAACTGTTTTTTTCAAAAAGAGAGTAAAGCGAAGACTATTCCTAACGACTGCTTTTCTGAGCGGGGGAAGAGTATTGTCCTAAAAGCGGTTTTTGAATCTGGTGGAGATAAAGTTACTATTGTAAAAAAATATAAAGAAGAGTCTGCACCTAGTTTTTATGATGAAAATGGTACTGAAATTAAAGGCACACACGAATCAAAGGATAAGTTGGAAGAAATTTTAAACAATAAACCATTTTACATCACACCATCTATGTTACCTGATGACATTAATGACTTAATTCAGAATATTTATTCTGAAATAATTAAAAACGATTTACAAAAACTTGAATATTTTAATGGAGACCCCGAAAAAGAGAAAGAAATGTTTACATTAGCACAGGAATATTCTCAAATCAAAAAGTCTTATCCTGAGTTTCTAAGAAGGATTAAATTAAATACGGACAAAATACTTGAACAAGTAAGTAACGATGTTTCCGATAACTTGCGAATTCTATTTTCTAATGAGCATTTATCTTTGAATGTTGTAGGTGGTGAAAGCGAAGGTTTTTCATCTACGGATATATTAAAGTCCACAAATTCAAATGTTCATATTGACAGTAATAAACAAACTAAAATGCCTCTAGCAAATCAGGGTACTGGATTACAACGAATGAGTTTAATATATCTTATTCAAAATATGATTGAAAAAAAGCTTTTAGATGAAAACGATAATAAGTTGTTGCTCATAGATGAACCAGAAGCTTTCTTGCACCCAGAGGCAGTTCGAGCGTTAAGTCGTTCTCTTTATAAAATTGGACAAAAAATGCCATTAATGATTTCGACACATTCTCCAATACTAATAGATTTATCTGAGAGACATACCTCTATCCAAGTTTTTCGGGTTGGCGAAAAAGAAGCAATTCAATTATACAAGTCCGTTAGTGAGCAATTTGATGATGATGATATTCAAAATATGAAGATTTTAAACTATGTTGATTCTTATGTAAATGAATTCTTCTTTGCGGATAAAGTAGTGATTGTCGAAGGAGATACTGAGTATATTGCTTTTAAACACCTTGCTAAACAAAGCAATAAAAATATACATATAATCCGTGCTAGGGGTAAGGCGACAATTGCAACCCTGATGAAAGTTTTAAATCAGTTTAGCTCTAGTTATGATGTTCTACATGACGTAGATAATCATATTAGGTATTCCTCTTCTACATTAAAAGCTCAGCTAACAAATTGTAAAAAAATTGTAACATTAAAAAATAGCGATGACATTAGAGTGTTTTGTTCAATATCAAACTTTGAAAATGCCATTAATATTGGAGACGTTGAAAATGATAAAAAAACTCAAACTATCTATCAAATATTACATGACACCTCTGATACGGGTGATTTAGCTAAAGCTAAAAAGTTAGTGGAAAATTTATTTAAACATATAATAAATCGTGAGGAAGAAAAATCTTTAGAAGGTGGATTTCGTAGGATAAACAATGAAAAAGAATATGATGATTTATTTGATGATTTGATTCAACAAAAAACTAAAGAGGAAATGGAGGAAAAGAAGAAAAAGGAAGAGGAATTGGTGAATATATGA
- a CDS encoding helix-turn-helix domain-containing protein, whose product MREVMNRKEAARAVGVSPRTILRAIQARQLDAVKIGEGKTCSYIISRSAVAEYMNRRGRK is encoded by the coding sequence ATGAGAGAGGTAATGAATCGTAAAGAAGCCGCCCGAGCCGTAGGAGTTAGCCCTAGAACGATTCTGAGAGCTATACAAGCCCGTCAACTTGACGCTGTGAAGATTGGTGAGGGTAAGACCTGTTCGTACATTATAAGCCGTTCAGCCGTTGCAGAGTACATGAACAGAAGGGGGCGGAAGTAA
- a CDS encoding recombinase family protein produces MRCAVYIRVSTDKEEQKMSLQNQRSLFYEYLEKQGWDVFDFYVDVESGTTGKRENLQRLIQDAKARKFDVIVAKELSRLARNGGLSYQIRDMAADNGIGIVTLDNAINTLERKGEMFGLYAWIYEQESQRTSTRIKAALSSKAKKGEFKGSIPPYGYRLNSGKLVLAEDDTPNNVKRIFRMYLEGKGFDAIARTLTREGCLTPAQVINKKNAGLYWQGTSIKKILNNPHYVGDLVQGRQTTISVTSKVREEVPRDKQIIIEDAHHAIISREDFQAVQQYMEGRKRQKVKPKAKKHLFTNYLFCTDCGKALWYVHYRKGYVCGNYYKHGKHVCSQHSVKEKELIGVILADIRKSAETLNENEVMGRLEAKTVQERKQVDKQIQSLLSRIEKLKEQKTGLIRLLASGTITETEYKEATESGNAEQHSLQDQLKGFQSLQCNNSTGESIVRFKKELKQFMMLDELTPEMLHRFVDRIQVKADGSVNIHYKFTATALLTA; encoded by the coding sequence ATGAGATGTGCAGTATATATACGTGTTTCGACAGATAAAGAAGAGCAAAAAATGTCATTACAAAATCAAAGAAGTTTATTTTACGAGTATCTAGAAAAACAAGGTTGGGATGTATTTGACTTCTATGTAGATGTTGAGAGTGGGACAACTGGTAAAAGGGAAAACCTGCAACGCTTGATACAGGATGCTAAGGCTCGAAAGTTTGATGTTATTGTTGCAAAAGAACTTTCACGCCTTGCTCGTAACGGAGGGCTATCGTATCAAATTAGGGATATGGCTGCGGATAACGGTATTGGCATTGTCACACTTGACAATGCAATCAACACGCTTGAGAGAAAAGGCGAAATGTTTGGGTTATATGCCTGGATATATGAACAGGAATCACAGCGTACATCAACTAGAATTAAAGCCGCCCTTAGCAGTAAGGCGAAGAAGGGTGAGTTCAAAGGCTCTATACCACCATATGGCTACAGACTTAATAGCGGAAAACTTGTTCTTGCTGAGGACGACACGCCCAACAATGTAAAACGGATATTCCGAATGTACCTAGAAGGCAAAGGATTTGACGCTATTGCACGTACATTGACCCGTGAAGGGTGTCTAACACCTGCCCAAGTCATCAACAAGAAAAACGCCGGACTATACTGGCAGGGTACTTCTATTAAGAAAATTCTAAATAACCCTCATTATGTTGGCGACTTAGTTCAAGGGCGGCAGACAACAATAAGCGTTACATCAAAAGTACGTGAAGAAGTACCAAGGGATAAGCAAATTATTATTGAAGACGCTCACCATGCTATTATCTCTAGGGAAGATTTTCAAGCTGTACAGCAGTACATGGAGGGGCGAAAGCGGCAAAAAGTAAAGCCCAAGGCTAAGAAGCACCTTTTTACTAACTATCTCTTCTGTACCGATTGTGGCAAGGCTCTATGGTATGTCCATTATCGAAAGGGCTATGTATGCGGCAACTATTATAAGCATGGAAAACACGTTTGCAGTCAGCATAGCGTGAAGGAAAAGGAACTCATAGGGGTTATCCTTGCTGACATTCGTAAAAGTGCTGAGACACTTAATGAGAATGAAGTTATGGGGCGGCTGGAGGCAAAGACCGTACAAGAAAGAAAGCAAGTAGACAAGCAAATTCAGTCTTTACTAAGCCGTATTGAAAAGCTAAAGGAGCAAAAGACAGGCTTAATCAGACTGTTGGCAAGCGGTACGATTACTGAGACCGAATATAAGGAAGCTACGGAGAGTGGCAATGCAGAACAGCATAGCCTACAAGACCAGTTAAAAGGCTTCCAGTCTCTACAATGTAATAATAGTACAGGGGAAAGTATCGTTCGATTTAAGAAGGAACTCAAGCAGTTTATGATGTTGGACGAACTAACTCCTGAAATGCTACATCGGTTTGTTGATAGGATTCAAGTTAAAGCGGATGGCTCGGTAAACATTCATTACAAGTTTACCGCCACCGCTCTTCTTACGGCTTAA
- a CDS encoding recombinase family protein — MSLKVAIYARVSTTRDAQKDSIDNQIAYAMDLITRNGWTVAGTYIDNGISGLKVKNRAQMQRLLADAKKKKFDAVIAKSVSRLGRNLVENLQTADIIVSSGARLILPEDNYDSVTSQSKFNFNIRALLAEEDSATFSRRIKLGRQGSAKRGKYQASLPAYGYRRDENGNLVPDEVTAPTVQSIFHWYLHDGWGMQKISNFLTEHGYPTPRTVSNAGNQGTVWQQSSIKCILTNVTYTGTLCQHREEVRSHMSKERVKVPEDKQIIFENAHPALISKEDFKAVQDLMKSKGNSHSNGQESLFAHLMLCPDCGHGMTYRKDRLKKQNGAYVCCGYVKRGKAFCSSHVIGYGTLLTAVKDDLKELIGSNVRLDRLFDAVKGNVGLKQSALIKELNKLNKQQEQLEKNVQGLITLFSNQALTLEQFNAQNQRNQAEQHTLAKRKAELESVIETQKDTEEQFRAFQKKIALFAQLDIDDEQVLKQLLHQVIEKIEVHQDGSIKIHYSIAHPQDQDMSELLQGA, encoded by the coding sequence ATGAGTTTGAAAGTAGCGATTTATGCACGAGTGAGTACCACTAGGGACGCTCAGAAAGATAGCATTGATAATCAAATTGCCTATGCTATGGATTTGATTACACGTAACGGGTGGACTGTGGCAGGTACTTACATCGACAATGGTATAAGTGGGCTGAAGGTCAAAAATCGTGCACAAATGCAACGATTACTTGCCGATGCGAAAAAGAAGAAGTTTGATGCGGTTATAGCTAAATCCGTATCTCGACTTGGGCGGAATTTAGTAGAAAACTTGCAGACGGCAGACATTATCGTTAGTTCCGGTGCTCGTTTAATTCTTCCTGAGGATAATTACGATTCTGTTACGAGCCAAAGTAAATTTAACTTCAACATTCGGGCCTTATTAGCGGAAGAGGATAGTGCTACATTCTCACGTAGAATCAAGCTAGGAAGACAAGGAAGTGCTAAACGGGGAAAGTATCAGGCTTCATTGCCTGCATATGGTTACAGACGAGATGAGAATGGAAACTTAGTCCCTGATGAAGTGACCGCTCCAACCGTGCAGAGCATTTTTCACTGGTATCTACATGACGGGTGGGGAATGCAAAAAATCAGTAACTTCTTGACTGAGCACGGCTACCCTACACCAAGAACAGTATCTAATGCAGGTAATCAAGGTACGGTTTGGCAACAATCAAGCATTAAGTGTATTTTGACCAACGTCACCTACACCGGAACACTATGCCAACATCGCGAAGAAGTAAGAAGCCACATGTCTAAAGAACGGGTCAAAGTTCCCGAAGATAAACAGATTATCTTCGAGAACGCCCACCCTGCCCTGATTTCAAAGGAAGATTTCAAAGCCGTACAAGACCTTATGAAATCAAAAGGAAATAGCCACAGTAACGGTCAGGAAAGCCTTTTTGCACACCTTATGTTATGTCCTGATTGTGGTCATGGTATGACCTACCGTAAGGATAGGCTAAAGAAGCAGAATGGGGCTTACGTTTGTTGTGGCTATGTGAAGCGAGGAAAGGCGTTCTGTTCTTCCCACGTTATCGGGTATGGTACCTTACTCACAGCTGTGAAGGATGACCTGAAGGAACTGATTGGCAGTAACGTTAGATTGGACAGGCTATTCGATGCTGTAAAAGGGAATGTTGGTCTAAAACAATCCGCACTAATCAAAGAGTTGAACAAGCTGAATAAGCAACAAGAACAGCTAGAGAAGAATGTTCAAGGGTTAATAACCCTCTTCTCTAATCAGGCTCTTACCCTTGAGCAGTTTAATGCCCAAAATCAACGCAATCAGGCAGAACAACATACCCTTGCTAAACGGAAAGCGGAATTGGAATCCGTTATCGAAACACAAAAAGACACGGAAGAGCAATTCCGTGCCTTTCAGAAGAAAATTGCGTTGTTTGCACAGCTTGACATTGATGATGAGCAAGTTCTAAAACAATTGCTCCATCAAGTAATTGAAAAGATAGAAGTCCATCAAGATGGCTCTATCAAGATTCACTACAGCATCGCTCACCCTCAGGATCAGGATATGAGCGAACTATTGCAAGGGGCTTAA
- a CDS encoding helix-turn-helix domain-containing protein, whose translation MERLYTIKEVMEILQLSYTTVYAMCSNGTLPSCKVGGSIRIHQESLRNFILNNTKGGQ comes from the coding sequence ATGGAACGCTTGTACACCATTAAAGAGGTAATGGAAATCCTTCAGCTTTCTTACACTACGGTCTATGCGATGTGTTCAAACGGTACTCTGCCAAGCTGTAAGGTGGGCGGTAGCATCCGCATTCACCAAGAATCGTTAAGGAACTTCATCCTAAATAACACAAAGGGAGGTCAATAA
- a CDS encoding helix-turn-helix domain-containing protein, whose amino-acid sequence MMEKMFSIKEAKVVLGLSYNTVYRLINNGTINAVKIGGSIRIPQAALRKFILEDTTGGNVNDNQP is encoded by the coding sequence ATGATGGAAAAAATGTTCTCCATCAAAGAAGCGAAAGTCGTGCTAGGTCTATCCTACAACACCGTATATCGGCTGATAAACAACGGCACTATCAATGCCGTTAAAATCGGCGGCTCTATTAGAATCCCACAGGCGGCACTCAGGAAGTTCATACTTGAGGACACCACAGGAGGTAATGTCAATGATAATCAACCATAA
- a CDS encoding helix-turn-helix domain-containing protein encodes MEDMKSFLGRLYSADEVAKLLNIDMNTCYKWLGEGRIKGMKLAGALWRIRDADLRAFVEQSIKEGSR; translated from the coding sequence ATGGAAGATATGAAATCTTTTCTAGGGCGCTTGTACAGTGCCGATGAAGTAGCAAAACTTCTGAACATTGACATGAATACCTGCTACAAATGGCTAGGCGAAGGACGAATTAAAGGAATGAAGTTAGCAGGGGCGCTTTGGAGGATTAGAGATGCAGATTTAAGGGCGTTTGTTGAGCAGTCCATTAAAGAAGGGAGTCGTTAA